Within Amedibacterium intestinale, the genomic segment AGGAGGCATAGCGAATCGATTGCATGGCGGCATCAATCGCATATTCTGCGCTTTTTGATTTTGGGGATAAACACAAATCAATGACAGCCAATGCCAAAGGTATTCTTCCTTCTGGAAAGCCTACACGCTTGGCAGCATCAATTGCCTGTACACAGCGAGCACATGCGCCAGGATTTCCTAGTCCAATATCTTCATAGGCAATGACTAACAATCTTCTTTCAATACTGTCCATATCATTTGCTTCTATTAATAAACCAAGATAATATAGGGCTGCATCAACATCACTCCCGCGTATTGATTTTTGAAAAGCACTTAAGGTATTATAATGTCCATCTTCATCACTATCCATGCCTGTATTGGGAATGGAGGAGAATTGTCCAACGATTTCTTTTGTGATACAGCCCTCACTAGCTACCGCACAGATTTCTAAGATATTTAAAGCATAGCGAATATCGCCATTGCTGTGTCTTGCGATAATATGTAATGCTTCTTCTTCAATCGTAACACGGTCGTTTAAACCATCTGGATGATGAATCGCATTTTGCAAAGCTTGTTCAATATCTTCTTGTGTAAGTGCCTTGACTTCAAATAAATGACAGCGAGAGCGTATTGCAGGATTAATGGCATGCAAAGGATTGGATGTTGTTGCGCCAATTAAGGTAATACTTCCATCTTCTACATGAGGCAAAAGCAGATCCTGTTTATCTTTATTTAAACGATGCACCTCATCTACGATAACAACCATGCCTGGATAAAACTTTGCCTCCGCAAAGATTTGTTCCAGCTCTTTTTTATTGCCTGTTACTGCATTAAACATACGATAATGCATTTGTATTTCATTTGCTAAGACGCTAGCTAGTGTCGTTTTTCCTGTTCCTGGAGGTCCAAAAAAAATCATGGAAAACAATTGGTTAGCTTCTACGCATTTTCTTAAGACACAACCTTCTCCAATCAGATGCCTTTGACCAATGACTTCATCTAATGTTTTTGGTCGTAAGCGAAATGCCAAAGGTTTTTTCATACATTCACTTCCTTTATTGTAAAGAAAAACGATTCATGGGAATCGTTTATTTGTACTGCAGCTGTGCACATAATGCATCTAAATCTTGTTTTTCAGATTCTTGAAACTCAAGTTTTAATGCATCTTGTTCACTGTAACGTGGAATCAGATGAATATGGCAATGCATTACACTTTGTCCAGCAACTTCATGAACGTTGGTAAGAATGTTCATTCCCTTTGCCCCTGTTTCTTTAAGAATGTGATTTCCTAGCATCTTTGCGACTTTCATTACATGGGAAGTGGTTTCATCATCACACTCCAAAAAATTATCAAAATGCTTTTT encodes:
- a CDS encoding replication-associated recombination protein A is translated as MKKPLAFRLRPKTLDEVIGQRHLIGEGCVLRKCVEANQLFSMIFFGPPGTGKTTLASVLANEIQMHYRMFNAVTGNKKELEQIFAEAKFYPGMVVIVDEVHRLNKDKQDLLLPHVEDGSITLIGATTSNPLHAINPAIRSRCHLFEVKALTQEDIEQALQNAIHHPDGLNDRVTIEEEALHIIARHSNGDIRYALNILEICAVASEGCITKEIVGQFSSIPNTGMDSDEDGHYNTLSAFQKSIRGSDVDAALYYLGLLIEANDMDSIERRLLVIAYEDIGLGNPGACARCVQAIDAAKRVGFPEGRIPLALAVIDLCLSPKSKSAEYAIDAAMQSIRYASYSIPEYLRYTPVNMKEEDKYDYGRNDLWNKIQYLPDKLKDEHFYEPMLTSSYEKTLAQNLEKLRKIPRTKNLAQLKRNYPIK
- a CDS encoding HIT family protein; its protein translation is MCIFCDIIEGKIPSATIYEDDKVKAFLDISQVTKGHTLVVPKKHFDNFLECDDETTSHVMKVAKMLGNHILKETGAKGMNILTNVHEVAGQSVMHCHIHLIPRYSEQDALKLEFQESEKQDLDALCAQLQYK